Proteins found in one Quercus robur chromosome 2, dhQueRobu3.1, whole genome shotgun sequence genomic segment:
- the LOC126712158 gene encoding uncharacterized protein LOC126712158 isoform X1, which yields MATTRLLRTTRPLGLGLPSSTSSSSSSFSVRCLNKVGFDGEKRVSENFRRKPMVAVKASVAFSKSLITAQPQVNRGLLDLASLVANVSKATMILLRIAVKQRPRKFHLQMFIERAIIDCRFFTLFAVAGTLLGSGLCFLEGCFTILEAYLQYFHALSHKSDQGHVMQLLIEAIDMFLVGTAMLIFGMGLYVIFVGTKTMKEKGSGLSGSNFFGLFYLKSIPTWVGMQSVSQAKSKIGHAVMMILQVGVLDKLKSVPVVTGLDLACFAGAVFISSACIYLLSKLSVGSTMEDW from the exons ATGGCAACCACTAGATTGTTACGTACGACTAGGCCATTGGGTCTTGGTCTTccttcttctacttcttcttcttcctcttctttctctgtGAGGTGTCTAAACAAGGTGGGGTTTGATGGAGAGAAGAGAGTTTCTGAGAATTTTAGGAGGAAACCAATGGTGGCCGTGAAAGCCTCAGTGGCTTTTTCGAAGAGCTTGATTACGGCACAACCTCAAGTCAATCGGGGACTTTTGGATTTGGCTTCTTTGGTGGCAAATGTTAGCAAGGCTACGATGATTCTATTAAGGATTGCTGTGAAACAAAGGCCACGGAAATTTCACTTGCAAATGTTCATTGAAAGG GCTATAATTGATTGTCGATTCTTTACATTATTTGCTGTTGCGGGAACTTTACTTGGTTCAGGGTTATGTTTCCTTGAG GGTTGTTTTACCATACTAGAGGCATATCTCCAATACTTCCATGCGTTGTCACATAAGTCAGATCAAGGACATGTGATGCAGCTACTTATTGAAGCCATAG ACATGTTCCTAGTAGGAACCGCCATGCTTATTTTCGGGATGGGCTTGTACGTCATATTTGTTGGAACAAAGACAATGAAAGAAAAGGGGTCAGGGCTTTCGGGATCAAACTTCTTTGGACTCTTCTATTTGAAG TCAATACCAACATGGGTTGGGATGCAATCAGTTTCTCAAGCCAAATCGAAAATCGGCCATGCTGTGATGATGATACTTCAAGTGGGAGTGTTGGACAAGCTAAAGAGTGTACCTGTGGTTACGGGGTTGGATCTTGCATGTTTTGCCGGGGCTGTGTTTATTTCTTCGGCTTGCATCTAccttctctctaaactctctgTCGGAAGTACTATGGAAGATTGGTAA